The proteins below are encoded in one region of Ursus arctos isolate Adak ecotype North America unplaced genomic scaffold, UrsArc2.0 scaffold_24, whole genome shotgun sequence:
- the AKAP1 gene encoding A-kinase anchor protein 1, mitochondrial, whose protein sequence is MAIQFRSLFPLALPGMLAVLGWWWFFSRKKHVSSQDRQVEAVELRAGRAIKEPRPRADPCPGVVSTTPSLVLPAEKEPSTGSKPPAEPPALLRPHLTCRRSESSGSLPNTTDPRLRPGTRRDDSAKVELALTRDEVRSVPLECPLPTPKSVPFPHEAAEVCKQEPPFGATGGRGWQGQAAAPQEKPRETGGAEGTGDALSGESVLEEGVLSQEHDSEPAISEVPSPAPSGGAGEKGKDSPTQAKEDAVGKLLSSLIESAHTELMEDEERLVPRVRGRARDADCTGEPGQDEAAEQNEKIEQAAYQIISRVILEATEEVLATTMGRIADRVYQASAGQLPGQKEESCVPVCQKTAPGRDAGEPAPATVEPEAASGADAALRLPDLPADDLPPPKTYRSCLSSPLSSPSKDRKPKNSAHHISLAPCPPPAAPQGGSLDEASVLAEKAGCTPCTSDYSRDVPSVASEPCSDSISTSGLEDSCTDTNSSPRSKAISSPLPESTVPFSNGVLKGELSDLGNEDGWTVDAEADHSGGSDGNSMDSVDGCCGPRKTDSFQNAQAGSSPKKVDLIIWEIEVPKHLVGRLIGKQGRYVSFLKQTSGAKIYISTLPYTQNIQICHIEGSQHHVDKALNLIGKKFKELNLTNIYAPPLPSLALPSLPMTSWLMLPDGVTVEVIVVNQVNAGHLFVQQHTHPTFHALRSLDQQMYLCYSQPGIPTLPTPVEITVICAAPGVDGAWWRAQVVASYEESNEVEIRYVDYGGYKRVKVDVLRQIRSDFVTLPFQGAEVLLDSVMPLSDDDHFSPEADAAMSEMTGNTALLAQVTSYSPTGLPLIQLWSVVGNEAVLINRSLVERGLAQWVDSYYASL, encoded by the exons ATGGCCATCCAGTTCCGTTCCCTTTTCCCCTTGGCATTGCCTGGAATGCTGGCAGTCCTCGGCTGGTGGTGGTTTTTCTCTCGTAAAAAGCATGTCAGCAGCCAGGACAGACAGGTGGAGGCTGTGGAGCTGAGGGCTGGCCGAGCCATCAAAGAGCCACGCCCCAGGGCGGACCCCTGTCCTGGAGTAGTGTCCACGACGCCCAGCCTTGTACTGCCGGCCGAGAAGGAGCCCTCTACTGGGAGCAAGCCTCCCGCGGAGCCCCCAGCCTTGCTGCGGCCACATCTAACCTGTCGCAGGTCCGAGTCCTCAGGCAGCCTTCCCAACACCACCGACCCGAGACTCCGGCCAGGAACACGCAGAGATGACAGCGCAAAGGTGGAACTAGCCCTGACGCGTGATGAAGTCAGGTCCGTTCCCCTGGAGTGTCCCCTTCCGACCCCGAAGAGTGTTCCTTTCCCCCACGAGGCAGCCGAGGTGTGCAAGCAAGAGCCCCCCTTTGGTGCAACAGGAGGTCGGGGCTGGCAGGGCCAGGCTGCGGCCCCCCAAGAGAAGCCGAGAGAGACGGGTGGGGCCGAAGGCACCGGTGATGCGCTGTCAGGAGAAAGCGTGCTGGAGGAGGGTGTGTTGTCCCAGGAGCACGACTCTGAACCGGCAATCAGCGAGGTGCCCAGTCCCGCTCCCTCGGGAGGAgcgggagagaaggggaaggacagCCCCACGCAGGCGAAGGAGGATGCCGTGGGGAAGCTGCTGAGCAGCCTCATCGAATCGGCTCACACGGAGCTGATGGAGGACGAGGAGCGGCTGGTGCCACGGGTCCGTGGCAGAGCCCGCGACGCAGACTGCACAGGGGAGCCGGGCCAAGACGAGGCTGCAGAGCAGAATGAGAAGATCGAGCAGGCTGCTTATCAGATCATCTCCAGAGTGATCTTGGAGGCAACTGAAGAGGTGCTGGCCACCACCATGGGCAGGATTGCAGATCGGGTGTACCAGGCCTCAGCCGGTCAGCTCccagggcagaaggaggagagctGTGTGCCAGTCTGCCAGAAGACGGCCCCGGGGCGAGATGCTGGGGAGCCCGCACCGGCCACCGTGGAGCCAGAGGCGGCCTCCGGCGCAGACGCTGCCCTCCGCTTGCCGGACCTGCCCGCAGACGACCTGCCACCACCAAAGACCTACAGGAGCTGCCTGAGCAGCCCTCTGTCCAGCCCCAGCAAGGACAGGAAGCCAAAGAACTCCGCACACCACATCTCCCTGGCCCcctgcccgccgcccgccgccccccaGGGAGGGTCGTTAGATGAAGCCAGTGTCCTGGCAGAAAAGGCCGGATGCACCCCCTGCACTTCTGACTACAGCCGGGATGTCCCTTCGGTGGCCTCTGAGCCGTGCTCAGATTCCATCAGCACTTCGGGGCTGGAAGACTCGTGTACAGACACCAACTCAAGCCCCAGGAGCAAGGCCATCTCCTCGCCGCTGCCGGAAAGTACTGTGCCCTTCAGCAACGGGGTGCTGAAGGGGGAGCTATCAGACTTGGGGAATGAGGATGGATGGACCGTGGATGCAGAAGCAGATCATTCGGGAG GCTCGGACGGGAACAGCATGGATTCAGTGGACGGCTGCTGTGGCCCCAGGAAGACTGACAGTTTCCAGAACGcccaagcaggctccagtcctaaGAAGGTTGACCTCATCATCTGGGAGATTGAGGTGCCAAAG CACTTAGTTGGTCGGCTCATTGGCAAGCAGGGGAGGTATGTGAGTTTTCTGAAGCAAACGTCTGGTGCCAAGATCTACATCTCAACCCTGCCTTACACCCAGAACATCCAGATCTGCCACATAGAAG GTTCTCAGCATCATGTAGACAAGGCACTGAACTTGATTGGGAAGAAGTTCAAAGAACTGAACCTCACCAATATCTACGCTCCCCCACTGCCATCCCTGGCACTGCCTTCTCTTCCAATGACTTCCTGG CTCATGCTGCCCGATGGCGTCACCGTGGAGGTGATCGTGGTCAACCAGGTCAACGCCGGGCACTTGTTCGTGCAGCAGCACACGCACCCTACCTTCCACGCACTGCGCAGCCTGGACCAGCAGATGTACCTGTGTTACTCTCAGCCCGGAATCCCCACCTTGCCCACCCCAGTGGAAA TAACAGTCATCTGTGCTGCCCCCGGCGTGGATGGTGCCTGGTGGCGAGCCCAAGTGGTGGCCTCCTATGAGGAAAGCAATGAAGTGGAGATCCGCTACGTGGACTATGGTGGATATAAGAGAGTGAAAGTGGACGTGCTCCGGCAGATCCG atCTGACTTTGTGACTCTGCCGTTCCAGGGAGCAGAGGTCCTTCTGGACAGCGTGATGCCCTTGTCAG ATGATGACCACTTTTCACCTGAAGCGGACGCAGCCATGAGCGAGATGACCGGAAACACGGCGCTGCTGGCTCAG GTGACAAGTTACAGTCCCACTGGCCTTCCTCTGATTCAGCTGTGGAGTGTGGTTGGAAATGAA GCGGTGTTGATAAACCGGTCGCTGGTGGAGCGAGGACTTGCTCAGTGGGTAGACAGCTACTACGCGAGCCTCTGA